The Micromonospora sediminicola genome contains a region encoding:
- a CDS encoding ABC transporter permease — protein sequence MTSAVAALWSARTSLRILVRRDLAVKYQQSLLGYFWSLIEPLGMGLIYWFVFGVLYSGATRRHLGEAAGSYPLFLITGIFAWMWASSALTEAANALTGQSRLITTMNLPRPIFPIGRVAGRFAEYLAGLPILVAIAALYAAHGKIHPGWNLLALPLAVAVQFTLLVGLALLLSAGNVLMRDIERIMRLVIRLLFYATPIIYPLNLVRDSGMPGWLKVAYELNPLVGIFQLHHAIWYPDEFPDARLLTVTVVGSGLVLALGWWAFHRLEPAVLKEL from the coding sequence GTGACGTCCGCCGTCGCGGCGCTCTGGTCCGCCCGCACCTCGCTGCGCATCCTGGTCCGGCGGGATCTCGCGGTGAAGTACCAGCAGTCGCTGCTGGGCTACTTCTGGTCGCTGATCGAGCCGCTGGGCATGGGCCTGATCTACTGGTTCGTCTTCGGCGTGCTCTATTCCGGCGCCACCCGACGGCACCTGGGCGAGGCGGCCGGTTCGTACCCGCTGTTCCTGATCACCGGGATCTTCGCCTGGATGTGGGCCAGTTCGGCGCTGACCGAGGCGGCCAACGCGCTCACCGGGCAGTCCCGGCTGATCACCACCATGAACCTGCCCCGACCGATCTTCCCGATCGGGCGGGTCGCCGGCCGGTTCGCCGAGTATCTGGCCGGCCTGCCGATCCTGGTCGCCATCGCGGCGCTCTACGCGGCCCACGGGAAGATCCACCCGGGGTGGAACCTGCTCGCCCTGCCGCTGGCCGTCGCGGTGCAGTTCACGCTGCTGGTGGGCCTGGCCCTGCTGCTGTCGGCGGGCAACGTGCTGATGCGGGACATCGAGCGGATCATGCGGCTGGTGATCCGGCTGCTGTTCTACGCCACCCCGATCATCTATCCGCTGAACCTGGTCCGGGACTCCGGCATGCCCGGCTGGCTCAAGGTCGCGTACGAGCTGAACCCGCTGGTCGGGATCTTTCAGTTGCACCACGCGATCTGGTATCCGGACGAGTTCCCGGACGCCCGGCTGCTCACCGTCACGGTGGTGGGCAGCGGGCTGGTCCTGGCGCTCGGCTGGTGGGCGTTCCACCGCCTCGAACCGGCCGTGCTGAAGGAACTCTGA